From Amia ocellicauda isolate fAmiCal2 chromosome 12, fAmiCal2.hap1, whole genome shotgun sequence, a single genomic window includes:
- the zdhhc24 gene encoding putative palmitoyltransferase ZDHHC24 — protein sequence MGFLGRAERVCRFMPIVVNTVLVLSITAEVSYLVVVEAPREPGQQRGEWSAVWKAAHLGAQYFMLGNIVWNASLFLRTSPSIRGVFLGSDGVGQGWRYCYSCESHTPPRCSHCYDCKVCVLRRDHHCVFFGQCVGFRNYRYFLSCLLFMWAGLLYAVVLNAEVFLVILKEGVTLHSFMLLLVPWIMLVSGQVTARAFAFAFIADTCVVGFLLVAAFLFFHVVLMLRGQTTREWYSTRRPYSLGWRRNISECLGQRWYLAWLCPLIPSPLPGDGIHFQVTGPLDQANPAVR from the exons ATGGGCTTCCTCGGCCGGGCAGAGAGGGTGTGTCGCTTCATGCCCATCGTGGTCAACACGGTGCTCGTCCTGTCCATCACGGCGGAGGTGAGCTacctggtggtggtggaggcGCCGCGGGAGCCGGGGCAGCAGCGGGGCGAGTGGAGCGCCGTGTGGAAGGCGGCGCACCTGGGCGCGCAGTACTTCATGCTGGGCAACATCGTGTGGAACGCGTCGCTCTTCCTCCGCACTAGCCCCAGCATCCGAGGGGTGTTCCTGGGCAGCGATGGGGTGGGGCAAGGCTGGAG GTACTGCTACAGCTGTGAGAGCCACACCCCCCCGCGCTGCTCGCACTGCTACGACTGCAAGGTGTGCGTCCTGCGGCGCGACCACCACTGCGTCTTCTTTGGCCAGTGCGTGGGCTTCCGCAATTACCGCTACTTCCTGAGCTGCCTGCTGTTCATGTGGGCGGGGCTGCTGTATGCCGTGGTGCTCAATGCCGAGGTCTTCTTGGTCATCCTGAAGGAGGGGGTCACTCTGCACAGCTTCATGCTGCTGCTCGTCCCCTGGATCATGCTAGTTTCTG GCCAGGTGACAGCGAGGGCGTTTGCGTTCGCCTTCATCGCGGACACCTGCGTGGTGGGCTTCCTGCTAGTCGCGGCCTTCCTGTTCTTCCACGTGGTGCTGATGCTGCGTGGCCAGACCACCCGTGAATGGTACTCCACCCGCCGGCCCTACAGCCTGGGCTGGCGCCGCAACATCAGCGAATGCCTGGGCCAGCGCTGGTACCTGGCCTGGCTTTGCCCCCTCATCCCCTCTCCGCTGCCCGGGGACGGTATCCACTTCCAGGTCACCGGTCCCCTCGATCAGGCCAACCCAGCCGTCCGGTAA